Proteins encoded in a region of the Elizabethkingia bruuniana genome:
- a CDS encoding glycosyl hydrolase family 95 catalytic domain-containing protein, with amino-acid sequence MHHFSTIYIRIQILLLFCFFSSLFGQNSWVIEAGNIDPKRYTGISVSNGMIGVVSSPEPMKVSQTILAGVYDQYGRGRTSNFLSGFNLLDLNLTIDGALVNLNNISNYKQKLDIKKAAFSGSFDYKDIATVAYNYIAIRNLPNNVMLNVSIKAKKNITFRAENLLKQPAGFKDNQQFYTEITPPHAKIPLLTSLAKSPTGSIIMAASNTFVFPEKHGEQPKIIYNKKDNEQHTMAFSQELQASQTYTFSLIGTLISSAQVKDPLNYAERLSIYAGLQGIEKIKTKHEAEWEKLWEGDIQIEGDPQVQQDVHNMMYHLYSFSRERSDTSLSPVGLSGVGYNGHIFWDTELFMFKPLLFFKPEIAKSLVDYRFNRLKAAEENARIYGYKGAMYPWESAVSGEEETPVWALTGTYEHHITGDVAFAAWHYYMFTKDVEWLKEKGWPILEKTAKFWESRIEKKGDKYHILNVVAADEWAENVDNNAYTNAIAKLNFEYANKAAKILNLPVNNTWKNIADNLIFFKMENGVTREHDSYTGQKIKQADVNLLAYPLDIINSKEQILKDLLYYQEKVPQEKTPAMTKSIFALLHSRLGNGKEAYKWFKESYEPNLQPPFRVLAETAEGDNPYFITGAGGTLQAVIMGFAGVDFGSDGAIIQTKNALPPHWKKITVKGIGMQKQAFSNAPLR; translated from the coding sequence ATGCATCATTTTTCTACTATATATATAAGAATACAAATTTTATTACTTTTCTGCTTTTTCAGTTCTCTTTTCGGTCAGAATTCGTGGGTTATTGAAGCTGGAAATATTGATCCGAAGCGTTACACCGGTATTAGCGTCTCCAACGGAATGATAGGTGTGGTTTCTTCTCCGGAACCTATGAAAGTGAGTCAGACAATCCTGGCCGGAGTTTATGATCAGTATGGACGTGGAAGAACCAGTAATTTTCTTTCCGGTTTCAATTTACTGGACCTTAACCTTACAATTGACGGAGCACTTGTAAATCTGAATAATATATCTAATTATAAACAAAAACTGGACATTAAAAAAGCGGCTTTTTCAGGCAGTTTTGATTATAAGGATATTGCAACAGTGGCATATAATTATATAGCCATCCGTAACCTTCCCAATAATGTGATGCTGAATGTAAGTATTAAAGCGAAAAAGAATATCACTTTTAGAGCCGAAAATCTATTAAAACAGCCTGCGGGATTTAAAGACAATCAGCAATTTTACACGGAAATTACACCACCACATGCTAAAATTCCGCTTCTGACATCTCTTGCTAAAAGTCCTACAGGAAGTATTATAATGGCAGCCAGTAATACATTTGTATTTCCCGAAAAACATGGTGAACAGCCTAAAATTATATATAATAAGAAAGATAATGAACAGCATACAATGGCTTTTTCCCAGGAATTACAAGCATCTCAGACTTATACTTTTTCGCTTATAGGGACACTTATTTCTTCTGCTCAGGTAAAAGATCCTTTAAATTATGCAGAGCGGCTCAGTATATATGCCGGATTACAGGGGATTGAAAAAATAAAAACAAAGCATGAAGCAGAATGGGAAAAGCTGTGGGAAGGGGATATCCAAATAGAAGGAGACCCGCAGGTACAACAGGATGTACATAATATGATGTACCATTTGTATTCTTTTTCACGTGAAAGGAGTGATACATCGTTATCGCCTGTGGGATTGAGTGGTGTTGGATATAACGGGCATATCTTTTGGGATACCGAATTATTTATGTTCAAACCCTTGTTATTTTTTAAACCGGAAATAGCTAAAAGTCTTGTCGATTATAGGTTTAACAGGCTGAAGGCTGCAGAAGAAAATGCCAGAATATATGGCTACAAAGGAGCCATGTATCCTTGGGAAAGTGCTGTTTCGGGAGAGGAAGAAACGCCTGTATGGGCACTTACAGGAACATATGAGCACCACATTACCGGAGATGTAGCTTTTGCAGCATGGCATTATTATATGTTTACAAAAGATGTAGAATGGCTGAAAGAAAAAGGATGGCCTATATTGGAGAAAACGGCAAAATTCTGGGAGAGCAGAATAGAAAAAAAAGGTGATAAGTACCATATTCTGAATGTCGTAGCAGCCGATGAGTGGGCGGAGAATGTAGACAATAATGCCTATACCAATGCTATTGCAAAACTTAACTTTGAATATGCTAATAAAGCAGCAAAAATACTGAACCTGCCAGTGAATAATACATGGAAAAATATAGCTGATAACCTGATATTTTTTAAAATGGAAAATGGGGTTACAAGGGAACACGATAGCTATACCGGGCAAAAAATAAAGCAGGCAGATGTTAATCTGCTGGCTTATCCTTTGGATATTATCAATTCTAAAGAGCAGATTCTTAAAGACTTGCTGTATTATCAGGAGAAGGTTCCGCAAGAAAAAACACCAGCCATGACGAAATCTATTTTTGCATTATTACACAGCAGATTAGGAAACGGGAAAGAAGCCTATAAATGGTTTAAAGAGTCCTATGAACCCAATCTTCAGCCTCCGTTCAGGGTACTGGCAGAAACAGCTGAAGGTGATAATCCTTATTTTATAACCGGTGCTGGCGGAACTTTACAAGCTGTGATTATGGGATTTGCAGGAGTTGATTTTGGTTCGGACGGAGCAATTATACAGACTAAAAATGCATTACCTCCACATTGGAAAAAAATTACAGTAAAAGGAATCGGAATGCAAAAACAAGCTTTTTCCAACGCCCCTTTAAGATAG
- a CDS encoding helix-turn-helix domain-containing protein yields the protein MEISDRIKKIIDHYGYSPSEFADTIEVPRSSISHITSGRNKASLDFIVKIKNRFPEIQWDWLIDGQGDMTKLAVQEPEEIDNSVEEINIPEEEEESSSPLDLFTLAPDFSSPIIEVPEIPSPGESDIPIKGTEQSIPGDSQRLGIEEIFAPMQSTGNQERAIKRIVFFFEDGKFEVFTP from the coding sequence ATGGAAATTTCAGACAGAATTAAAAAAATCATCGATCATTATGGCTATTCTCCATCAGAATTTGCCGACACGATCGAAGTACCTCGTTCCAGCATTTCGCATATCACTTCAGGAAGAAATAAAGCTTCTCTGGATTTCATTGTCAAGATTAAAAACAGATTTCCCGAGATACAATGGGACTGGTTAATCGACGGACAGGGCGATATGACAAAACTGGCTGTTCAGGAACCTGAAGAAATTGATAATTCTGTTGAGGAAATTAATATTCCGGAAGAGGAAGAAGAGTCTTCTTCCCCACTCGATTTATTTACTTTGGCTCCCGATTTTTCTTCTCCAATAATTGAAGTACCGGAAATCCCATCTCCCGGAGAATCGGATATACCGATAAAAGGTACGGAGCAAAGTATTCCAGGCGATTCTCAGCGATTAGGTATTGAAGAAATTTTCGCGCCAATGCAAAGTACTGGAAATCAGGAAAGAGCTATAAAACGAATTGTTTTCTTTTTTGAGGACGGAAAATTTGAAGTTTTTACACCTTAA
- the lpdA gene encoding dihydrolipoyl dehydrogenase, whose protein sequence is MNQFDVAVIGSGPGGYVAAIRCAQLGFKTVIIEKYSTLGGTCLNVGCIPSKALLDSSEHFENAKHTFATHGILIDEPKVDIAQMISRKNDVVDQTTKGINFLMDKNKITVLQGVGSFESATQIKVTKADGSSEVIEAKNTIIATGSKPSSLPFITLDKERVITSTEALNLKEVPKHLIVIGGGVIGLELGSVYLRLGSDVTVVEYLDKIIPGMDGTLSKELQKTLKKQGMKFMLSTAVSGVERNGDTVKVTAKDKKGEDVVVEGDYCLVSVGRRPYTDGLGLEKAGVELDERGRVKTNDHLQTNVPNIYAIGDVVKGAMLAHKAEEEGVFVAETLAGEKPHVNYNLIPGVVYTWPEVAGVGKTEEQLKEAGVAYKTGSFPMRALGRSRASMDTDGVIKILADEKTDEILGVHMIGARAADMIAEAVVAMEFRASAEDIARISHAHPTYTEAIKEAALDATGKRAIHM, encoded by the coding sequence ATGAATCAATTCGATGTAGCCGTTATTGGCTCAGGTCCCGGTGGATACGTTGCAGCAATCAGATGTGCGCAATTAGGTTTCAAAACCGTAATTATTGAAAAATATTCTACCCTGGGCGGGACTTGCCTAAACGTTGGATGTATTCCGTCTAAAGCATTACTAGATTCTTCTGAGCATTTTGAAAATGCAAAACACACTTTCGCTACTCACGGTATTCTTATCGATGAGCCTAAAGTAGACATTGCACAAATGATCAGTCGTAAAAATGATGTTGTAGACCAAACAACCAAAGGGATTAACTTCCTAATGGATAAAAATAAAATCACTGTTCTACAAGGTGTAGGGAGTTTTGAATCTGCAACTCAGATTAAAGTAACGAAAGCTGACGGATCTTCTGAAGTTATCGAAGCTAAAAATACAATCATTGCAACAGGTTCCAAGCCTTCTTCATTACCTTTCATTACATTGGATAAAGAAAGAGTGATTACTTCTACAGAAGCATTAAACCTTAAAGAAGTGCCTAAGCACCTTATTGTAATCGGTGGAGGAGTTATCGGTCTTGAATTAGGTTCTGTATACCTTCGTTTAGGGAGCGATGTTACCGTAGTAGAATACCTGGATAAAATTATCCCGGGAATGGATGGTACATTATCTAAAGAATTACAGAAAACTCTTAAAAAGCAAGGTATGAAGTTTATGCTTTCTACTGCCGTTTCAGGAGTTGAAAGAAATGGAGATACTGTAAAAGTTACCGCTAAAGATAAAAAAGGAGAAGACGTAGTTGTTGAAGGTGATTACTGCCTTGTATCTGTAGGACGTCGTCCATATACAGATGGTTTGGGTCTTGAGAAAGCTGGCGTTGAATTAGATGAAAGAGGAAGAGTAAAAACTAACGATCACTTACAGACTAATGTTCCGAACATATACGCTATCGGAGATGTGGTGAAAGGGGCAATGCTTGCTCACAAAGCTGAAGAAGAAGGTGTTTTTGTAGCTGAAACTTTAGCAGGAGAAAAACCTCACGTTAACTACAACCTTATTCCGGGTGTTGTTTATACATGGCCTGAGGTTGCTGGTGTTGGTAAAACTGAAGAACAGCTAAAAGAAGCTGGTGTAGCCTACAAAACAGGATCTTTCCCAATGCGTGCATTAGGCCGTTCCAGAGCGAGTATGGATACCGATGGTGTAATCAAGATCCTTGCTGATGAGAAGACTGATGAAATCCTTGGTGTACATATGATAGGAGCAAGAGCTGCAGATATGATTGCTGAAGCTGTAGTAGCAATGGAATTCCGTGCTTCAGCTGAAGATATCGCAAGAATCTCTCACGCACACCCTACTTATACTGAAGCGATTAAAGAAGCTGCTTTAGATGCTACAGGTAAGCGTGCAATCCACATGTAA
- a CDS encoding M14 family zinc carboxypeptidase — translation MASVFEYFTNVNFSNRYILPQKLFSYLQENYSDYISEVGKSVLGQPVYQFSIGNGPVNILAWSQMHGNESTATLAMLDLLYSMDKNTELKDRLFSKITLDFIFMLNPDGSEKWTRRNALDIDMNRDFLKESSPEIKILKNIAKEKKYDYALNLHDQRTIFTTDGVHPATLSFLAPSFDQDRTLNENRKKSMAIIAHIYSDLKNKIPNRIGRYTDEFYPTSTGDNFMLAGIPTVLFEGGHSEDDYLRKETRKYYTLALYDALAAMSIIPGQTLGYETYFDIPENQQTHYDVIYRNVKLNTDFDCVLDVAVQYKEVINEGADEISFVPIVAEVGDIGKKKAWKEIDATGKKFISDKKYPKLDEEVNFSLG, via the coding sequence ATGGCATCAGTTTTTGAATACTTCACAAATGTAAACTTCTCAAATCGCTATATTTTGCCTCAAAAATTATTTTCCTACCTGCAGGAGAATTACAGCGATTATATATCAGAGGTAGGCAAGTCGGTTTTAGGACAACCTGTCTATCAATTTTCAATAGGTAACGGACCTGTTAATATTCTTGCCTGGTCCCAAATGCACGGAAACGAATCTACTGCTACACTGGCAATGCTGGACTTGCTTTACTCAATGGATAAGAATACGGAACTAAAGGACAGGCTTTTTAGTAAAATAACATTAGACTTTATCTTTATGCTGAACCCGGATGGTTCGGAAAAATGGACCAGACGTAATGCATTGGATATCGATATGAATAGAGACTTTTTGAAAGAGTCGAGTCCGGAAATTAAGATTCTGAAAAATATAGCTAAAGAGAAAAAATACGATTATGCATTAAATCTGCATGATCAGAGAACCATCTTTACAACTGACGGAGTACATCCTGCAACTTTGTCGTTCCTGGCTCCTTCTTTTGATCAGGATCGAACGCTGAATGAAAATCGAAAAAAGAGTATGGCGATCATAGCACATATTTATTCGGATCTTAAAAACAAAATACCCAACCGTATCGGACGTTATACGGATGAATTTTATCCGACATCAACCGGAGACAATTTTATGCTGGCAGGTATTCCGACAGTATTGTTTGAAGGCGGACATTCGGAAGACGATTACCTGAGAAAAGAAACCCGTAAATATTATACTCTGGCATTGTATGATGCATTGGCAGCAATGTCGATTATTCCGGGACAGACACTGGGGTATGAAACTTACTTTGACATTCCGGAAAATCAGCAAACCCATTATGATGTTATTTACAGAAATGTAAAACTCAATACAGATTTCGATTGTGTACTGGACGTTGCAGTGCAGTATAAAGAAGTGATTAATGAAGGTGCTGATGAGATTTCCTTTGTTCCTATTGTTGCAGAAGTTGGAGATATAGGCAAAAAGAAAGCCTGGAAAGAAATCGATGCGACCGGGAAAAAATTTATATCAGATAAAAAATATCCAAAGCTGGATGAGGAAGTAAACTTCAGTCTGGGGTAA
- a CDS encoding MFS transporter encodes MKNLNIKAILFLNYFVFAILLNSVGTVILQVQQNFGISKSSASVLEGFKDLPIAICSFILASFLPKIGIKNAMLTALFLVSCMCFVMPFSNEFWFFKLLFTVVGVSFALIKISVFTSIGLVTNTDKEHSSFMGFLEGFFMIGVLAGNVLFSLFIDDHNPKSTDWLKVYWVLGALSSLSFIFLFFSKLNEKEAKSGTTDLMGDIKNSISLFSYKKVLFFLLCAFLFVLVEQSFQTWTPTFYKEILKVPTSMSIQAGAVLAGAFALGRFLSGFFSKKFSWIYVVSFCVVGFAISLLLVLPLTHSAAIDINTTWMNAPLVVYLFPLMGGLLAPIYPSINSVILASIPKYLHSAMSGLIVVFSAIGGTIGSVITGFVFQEFSGQRAFYLSLIPLTLLIISAIFMNRLKIQTNKK; translated from the coding sequence ATGAAAAACTTGAATATAAAAGCCATTCTATTTCTTAACTACTTTGTTTTTGCAATTCTGCTGAATTCGGTAGGGACAGTTATTTTACAGGTGCAGCAAAACTTTGGAATTTCAAAATCTTCAGCGAGTGTTTTGGAAGGTTTCAAAGATCTTCCTATTGCTATATGTTCTTTTATTCTGGCTTCATTTCTTCCTAAAATAGGAATTAAAAATGCAATGCTTACGGCACTTTTTCTGGTGAGTTGTATGTGCTTTGTTATGCCTTTTTCCAATGAATTCTGGTTTTTCAAATTACTTTTTACAGTTGTCGGCGTTTCGTTTGCCCTTATCAAGATTTCAGTTTTTACTTCTATAGGTCTTGTAACCAATACCGATAAAGAACATTCCAGTTTCATGGGATTTTTAGAAGGCTTCTTTATGATCGGAGTATTGGCAGGCAATGTATTATTCAGTTTATTTATAGATGACCATAATCCGAAGTCTACAGACTGGCTAAAAGTGTATTGGGTATTGGGGGCACTTTCATCGTTGTCTTTTATATTTCTTTTCTTTTCAAAACTAAATGAGAAAGAAGCAAAGAGCGGTACAACGGATTTAATGGGAGATATAAAGAACAGTATCAGCTTGTTCAGCTATAAAAAGGTGTTATTCTTTCTTCTTTGTGCTTTCCTGTTTGTTTTGGTAGAGCAAAGTTTCCAGACATGGACACCAACTTTTTATAAAGAGATACTAAAGGTTCCTACTTCAATGAGTATACAGGCAGGAGCCGTATTGGCAGGAGCATTTGCACTAGGAAGATTCCTATCCGGATTTTTTTCTAAAAAATTCAGCTGGATTTACGTTGTTTCTTTCTGTGTAGTAGGTTTTGCAATCAGCTTGTTACTGGTGCTGCCTTTAACGCACAGCGCAGCGATAGATATCAATACTACATGGATGAATGCACCACTTGTAGTCTACTTATTTCCTTTAATGGGCGGACTCTTAGCACCTATATATCCGAGTATCAACTCTGTAATCCTGGCATCAATCCCCAAATATTTGCACAGTGCTATGTCCGGACTTATTGTTGTTTTTTCAGCAATAGGCGGCACAATAGGATCTGTAATAACAGGTTTTGTCTTCCAGGAGTTTAGTGGGCAAAGAGCCTTTTATCTCTCGCTGATACCGCTGACATTATTAATTATCTCGGCAATCTTTATGAACAGATTAAAAATACAAACAAATAAAAAATAA
- a CDS encoding shikimate kinase, giving the protein MIIHIFGASGSGVTTLGNYISKKLGWKYLDSDDFFWEKTDTPYTVKRNPKSRDAEILKLLKSGESIIFGGSCISWSPEIHSCFDKIVFLFVPPESRMLRVKEREAERYGEKLFTDPAIQRMHDDFIAFCKDYDEMKGIANRTIKAHRKWLENQTVEIIEISGDFPTIEITEKLLSKWQLLH; this is encoded by the coding sequence ATGATTATTCATATTTTTGGGGCTTCAGGTTCCGGAGTTACAACGCTTGGAAATTATATCAGCAAGAAACTAGGGTGGAAATATCTGGATTCAGATGACTTTTTCTGGGAAAAGACAGATACACCCTATACGGTAAAAAGAAATCCCAAAAGCAGAGATGCGGAAATTTTGAAATTGTTAAAAAGCGGGGAGTCCATAATTTTCGGTGGCAGTTGTATTAGCTGGTCACCGGAAATTCATTCCTGTTTCGATAAAATTGTTTTTTTATTTGTGCCGCCGGAAAGCAGAATGCTTAGGGTAAAAGAACGGGAAGCGGAGAGATATGGTGAAAAACTCTTCACAGATCCGGCAATCCAGAGGATGCATGATGACTTTATTGCATTCTGTAAAGATTATGATGAAATGAAAGGAATTGCAAACCGTACTATAAAAGCACACCGCAAATGGCTGGAAAATCAGACTGTTGAAATTATTGAAATTTCCGGAGACTTTCCGACCATAGAAATCACAGAAAAATTACTTTCCAAATGGCAGTTACTTCATTAA
- a CDS encoding TerC/Alx family metal homeostasis membrane protein, with product MSGELLFIIGFLAIVLLILVIDLGLFSKKSKNKENSNKSVSLKQAILMSIFVICVALGFYFFLMQFGHFLHNIDSMERLQQVIAKHHHPVKIIPGDLETSIELYDKNLALEYITGYIVEYALSIDNIFVILLIFGSFKVAEKNYHKVLIWGILGAIIMRFIFIFVGASLISRFEWIMYVFGAFLVFTGIRMFFSKEEEHIDTEKHPVVKFANKYFKVHNKFEGNKFFVVVDGIKKMTPLFLVLLIIEFTDLIFAVDSIPAIFSVTKDPYIVFFSNIFAIIGLRSMFFLLANIVDKFKYLKTGLAFLLTFIGLKMIFHHQLEDWGFKTTHSLLIILGILGVSIAASLISSSTAGKQAKINH from the coding sequence ATGAGTGGAGAACTTTTATTTATCATAGGCTTTTTGGCCATCGTATTATTAATCCTGGTTATCGATCTTGGATTATTCAGTAAAAAGAGCAAGAACAAAGAAAATAGCAACAAGTCTGTATCGCTAAAACAGGCAATACTGATGAGTATATTTGTTATCTGTGTAGCTCTTGGATTCTATTTTTTCCTGATGCAATTCGGGCACTTCCTGCACAATATAGACAGTATGGAAAGGTTACAGCAAGTTATAGCCAAGCACCACCACCCTGTCAAGATAATTCCCGGTGATCTGGAGACCAGTATAGAGCTTTATGATAAAAACCTGGCCCTGGAATATATTACAGGCTATATTGTAGAGTATGCCTTATCTATCGACAATATTTTTGTTATACTCCTTATATTCGGATCCTTTAAGGTTGCCGAAAAGAATTATCACAAGGTGCTTATATGGGGAATATTGGGTGCTATTATCATGCGTTTCATCTTTATATTCGTAGGAGCGTCTCTTATCAGCCGATTCGAGTGGATTATGTACGTATTTGGAGCATTTCTTGTCTTTACCGGTATCAGAATGTTCTTTAGCAAAGAAGAGGAGCATATAGATACCGAAAAGCATCCGGTGGTCAAGTTTGCCAATAAATACTTTAAAGTCCATAACAAATTCGAAGGAAACAAGTTCTTTGTAGTGGTAGACGGAATCAAAAAAATGACACCTTTGTTTCTGGTATTGTTAATCATAGAGTTCACCGATCTTATTTTTGCAGTGGATTCTATTCCGGCCATTTTTTCGGTAACTAAAGACCCTTATATTGTATTCTTTTCCAACATATTTGCTATTATAGGACTTAGATCTATGTTCTTCCTACTGGCTAACATTGTAGACAAATTCAAGTATTTAAAAACCGGTCTGGCTTTCTTATTGACGTTTATCGGGTTAAAGATGATCTTTCATCATCAACTGGAAGACTGGGGCTTCAAAACAACCCATTCCCTGTTGATTATCTTAGGTATTTTAGGCGTTAGTATTGCGGCATCTTTAATCTCGTCCTCAACAGCCGGAAAACAGGCAAAGATCAATCATTAA
- a CDS encoding VOC family protein: MAQINVYLNFEGNCLEAFEFYKSVFGGEFPYVGKFSDMPPSEEYPVSEADKNKIMHISLPISQETVLMGSDVIGGNCAGGKFAKGNNIQLSVNAGSREEADKLFNGLSAGGEVTMPLQDTFWGAYFGMWTDKFGISWMVNYDDPSKQQQHP, translated from the coding sequence ATGGCACAAATTAACGTTTATCTTAATTTTGAAGGAAATTGTCTGGAGGCCTTTGAGTTCTATAAATCTGTTTTTGGTGGTGAGTTTCCCTATGTAGGGAAGTTCTCGGATATGCCGCCAAGTGAGGAATATCCCGTTAGTGAAGCAGATAAAAATAAAATAATGCATATTTCCCTTCCTATTTCACAGGAAACTGTTTTAATGGGATCGGATGTAATTGGAGGAAATTGCGCCGGAGGAAAATTTGCAAAAGGCAATAATATCCAACTTTCCGTAAATGCAGGTTCCAGAGAAGAAGCTGACAAGCTATTTAATGGACTTTCTGCCGGCGGAGAAGTAACAATGCCTTTACAAGATACTTTTTGGGGTGCCTACTTTGGGATGTGGACGGACAAGTTCGGAATTTCATGGATGGTTAATTATGACGATCCTTCGAAACAGCAGCAACATCCTTAA
- a CDS encoding AraC family transcriptional regulator: MKVSFERIVPSEKSSFRTLHNNSPISEFKWEYHYHPEIELVCVISGSGTRHVGYHKSNYTNGDLVLIGSNIPHSGFGLNSVDPHEEIVLQFREEILHFPQQEVETRAVKDLLERSKYGILYSTATKKLLMPKLKKLLESEGYKRYLLLLEILFELSLCEEYELLNKEIMPYTIISKNKTRLENIFTYVEHHYDKEINIEDVAKLANLTLPAFCNFFKKATQITFTEFVNRYRINKACLLITQDKTISECSYSCGFNNVTYFNRMFKKYTNKTPSEFIRSNSGNN; encoded by the coding sequence ATGAAAGTTAGTTTTGAAAGAATAGTTCCAAGCGAAAAAAGCTCTTTCCGCACACTGCATAATAACTCTCCTATTTCTGAATTTAAATGGGAGTATCATTATCATCCGGAAATAGAACTGGTATGTGTAATTTCGGGAAGCGGCACAAGGCATGTTGGCTACCATAAAAGCAATTATACAAACGGAGATCTTGTACTAATAGGCTCGAACATTCCCCATTCCGGATTTGGACTGAATTCTGTTGATCCGCATGAAGAAATAGTTCTTCAGTTCAGGGAAGAGATTTTACATTTTCCACAGCAGGAAGTTGAAACAAGAGCTGTTAAAGATTTGCTGGAACGTTCTAAATATGGTATTCTGTATAGCACAGCCACGAAAAAGCTGCTCATGCCAAAACTAAAAAAGCTTCTGGAATCCGAGGGTTATAAAAGATACTTGCTACTTCTGGAAATTCTCTTCGAACTTTCTTTGTGTGAGGAATATGAATTGCTAAACAAAGAAATTATGCCTTATACCATAATCTCTAAAAATAAAACAAGACTGGAAAATATCTTTACCTATGTGGAACATCATTATGATAAAGAAATAAATATAGAGGATGTTGCAAAGCTGGCTAATCTTACTCTTCCCGCATTTTGCAATTTTTTTAAAAAGGCAACACAGATCACCTTTACAGAATTTGTCAACCGTTACCGTATTAATAAAGCCTGTCTTCTGATAACCCAGGATAAAACGATATCTGAATGCAGCTACAGTTGCGGCTTTAATAATGTTACTTATTTCAATAGAATGTTTAAGAAATATACCAACAAAACGCCATCAGAGTTTATCCGTAGCAACTCCGGTAATAATTAG
- a CDS encoding S1 RNA-binding domain-containing protein — translation MQIGKKQYLSVSGKSEAGLQLKDESGNEIFLSKLFADPASEIGDEVSVFVYQEEGELKATTEIPYCEVGEYAVLRAVQSLPSGAFMDWGIIKDLFVPYKQQKGKIVEEKRYLVYIYIDEATGLITGTTKFKRNPQYENLDLKKGEKVDLILINETELGWNVVVNKKYIGLVYASDVYKKLYPLNEETGYIKAIREDGKIDVTLQPEGFENIDSFRQEILDALDDHGGLLYLSDKSSPEEIKDKLQMSKKNFKKAIGGLYKEGVIEILEDKIRLK, via the coding sequence ATGCAAATCGGGAAGAAACAATATTTATCAGTCTCCGGAAAATCTGAAGCCGGACTTCAATTAAAGGATGAATCAGGGAATGAAATTTTTCTTTCCAAACTATTTGCAGATCCTGCTTCGGAAATTGGAGATGAGGTATCGGTATTTGTTTATCAGGAAGAAGGAGAGCTAAAAGCTACAACCGAAATTCCTTACTGCGAGGTAGGTGAATATGCCGTACTTCGCGCTGTACAGAGTTTACCTAGTGGAGCCTTTATGGACTGGGGAATTATAAAAGATTTATTTGTCCCTTACAAACAGCAGAAAGGTAAGATTGTTGAAGAAAAAAGATATCTTGTTTATATTTATATAGATGAGGCTACAGGTCTTATTACCGGAACTACGAAGTTTAAAAGAAATCCTCAGTATGAGAATCTGGATCTTAAGAAAGGAGAAAAAGTTGACCTTATTCTGATTAATGAGACTGAATTGGGATGGAATGTAGTTGTTAACAAAAAATATATAGGACTTGTATATGCTTCGGATGTGTATAAAAAATTGTATCCGCTAAATGAAGAAACAGGCTATATTAAAGCAATAAGAGAGGACGGGAAGATAGATGTTACTTTACAGCCGGAAGGTTTTGAAAATATAGACAGCTTCCGTCAGGAAATTCTGGATGCTCTGGACGATCACGGTGGATTGCTTTACCTTTCTGATAAATCTTCTCCTGAAGAGATTAAGGACAAATTGCAGATGAGTAAAAAGAACTTTAAAAAAGCTATTGGTGGATTATACAAAGAAGGAGTTATTGAAATTCTGGAAGATAAAATCCGTTTGAAATAA